From the genome of Geoglobus ahangari, one region includes:
- the hisG gene encoding ATP phosphoribosyltransferase has protein sequence MIIALPNKGRLAEPSLELLRSAGIKVESEGRRLIASTNREDIAVLFARARDIPEYVYKGAAQVGITGLDMVYEAGVSVETLLKLDFGKAKIVVAAPSGSEIRKVEDLEGRAVATEFRKITQDFFSGLGIDVEIVEVSGACEIAPSIGIADAIVDLMSTGTTLRLNGLEVIAEIMETQAVLIANRKVVDDFNVQALKTALESVLNARGMVYLMMNVPEDRLEDVKSVAPGLKGPTVMKVESNGMLAVHVVIHESHLFEVVERLKMAGARDILVIPVQRLIF, from the coding sequence ATGATTATCGCCTTGCCGAACAAGGGCCGGCTGGCAGAGCCCTCCTTAGAGCTGCTGAGGTCTGCCGGGATCAAGGTGGAGAGCGAGGGGAGGAGGCTGATAGCCTCGACCAACAGAGAAGATATCGCGGTCCTCTTCGCGAGGGCCCGGGACATCCCGGAGTACGTTTACAAAGGAGCAGCCCAGGTGGGAATAACCGGGCTGGACATGGTTTATGAGGCTGGGGTGAGCGTTGAGACACTCCTGAAGCTCGACTTCGGGAAGGCAAAGATAGTCGTCGCCGCACCATCGGGCTCGGAGATAAGGAAGGTTGAGGATCTTGAAGGAAGAGCTGTGGCCACGGAGTTCAGGAAGATCACTCAGGACTTCTTCTCTGGGCTTGGAATTGACGTTGAGATCGTGGAGGTAAGTGGAGCGTGCGAAATAGCCCCGTCCATAGGTATAGCCGACGCGATAGTTGACCTGATGTCCACAGGAACCACCCTCAGGCTGAACGGCCTTGAGGTAATCGCAGAGATCATGGAAACGCAGGCTGTGCTGATCGCCAACAGGAAGGTGGTGGATGATTTCAACGTGCAGGCTCTCAAGACCGCCCTTGAGAGCGTTCTGAACGCGAGGGGGATGGTCTACCTGATGATGAACGTCCCGGAGGACAGGCTTGAGGACGTGAAGAGCGTCGCCCCGGGACTGAAGGGGCCGACCGTCATGAAGGTCGAGTCCAACGGAATGCTTGCAGTCCATGTTGTGATCCACGAAAGCCACCTGTTCGAGGTCGTTGAGAGGCTGAAGATGGCTGGAGCGAGAGACATACTGGTGATTCCGGTTCAGAGACTGATATTTTAG
- a CDS encoding acetyl-CoA carboxylase biotin carboxylase subunit, with protein MFRKILVANRGEIAVRVMRACKELGIKTVAVYSLADKRAFHRVYADECYCIGDPEPAKSYLNMDVILEVAKKSGAEAIHPGYGFLAENPEFAKRCEEEGIVFIGPSPDVISAMGSKINARRLMREAGVPVVPGSEELRTADEAVEFAEKIGYPVAIKASGGGGGIGITIANNAEEVRKAFEKSRKLGEKYFRDSSVYVEKYLPKPRHIEFQILADDRKVIHLGERECSIQRRHQKLIEEAPSPAFDEEVRERFGKIAVKGARHIGYRNAGTMEFLYQDGELYFLEMNTRLQVEHTVTEMVTGVDIVKEQLRIAYGDGISFDQEDVTIRGHAIEARINAEDPISFLPRSGKIVRYRSPGGPGVRVDSGVHMGYEIPPYYDSMISKLVVWGRTRIEAIARMRRALYEYIIEGVETNIPFHMVVLEDEEFVRGNTHTKFVDERNIPERVLQSLKSIRHLKTRLDEIFTRDHYECEFEENIVPVAVSAVMAYIESESVEGLIEAKTSESWKIYHRLKRLGWF; from the coding sequence ATGTTCCGCAAGATTCTGGTTGCCAATCGTGGCGAGATTGCGGTAAGAGTTATGCGTGCCTGCAAGGAGCTGGGGATAAAAACCGTGGCTGTCTATTCTCTCGCCGACAAGCGTGCCTTTCACCGTGTTTACGCTGACGAGTGTTACTGCATAGGCGATCCCGAGCCGGCAAAGAGCTATCTGAACATGGACGTGATTCTTGAGGTCGCGAAGAAGAGCGGGGCTGAGGCCATACACCCCGGCTACGGGTTCCTTGCGGAGAACCCCGAGTTTGCAAAGAGGTGTGAGGAGGAGGGAATCGTCTTCATAGGTCCCTCACCTGATGTGATCTCGGCAATGGGCTCCAAGATTAACGCGAGGAGGCTGATGAGGGAGGCAGGAGTGCCGGTGGTTCCGGGGAGCGAGGAGCTCAGAACTGCGGATGAGGCCGTTGAGTTCGCGGAGAAGATTGGCTACCCTGTGGCGATAAAGGCCAGCGGAGGTGGGGGTGGGATTGGGATAACCATCGCCAACAACGCCGAGGAGGTCAGGAAGGCGTTTGAGAAGAGCAGGAAGCTCGGAGAGAAGTACTTCAGGGACTCCTCTGTTTACGTTGAGAAGTACCTGCCCAAGCCGAGGCACATAGAGTTTCAGATACTCGCCGACGACAGGAAGGTCATCCACCTCGGCGAGAGGGAGTGCAGCATCCAGAGGAGGCACCAGAAGCTAATTGAAGAGGCACCATCTCCAGCTTTCGACGAGGAGGTGAGGGAGAGGTTCGGGAAGATTGCGGTTAAGGGTGCAAGGCACATAGGCTACAGAAACGCAGGAACGATGGAGTTTCTCTATCAGGACGGGGAGCTTTACTTCCTCGAGATGAACACGAGGCTTCAGGTCGAGCACACCGTGACCGAGATGGTCACGGGAGTGGACATCGTGAAGGAGCAGCTCAGGATAGCTTATGGTGACGGGATAAGCTTCGATCAGGAGGACGTGACGATCAGGGGGCATGCCATAGAGGCGAGGATAAACGCTGAGGATCCGATAAGCTTCCTGCCGAGGAGCGGGAAGATAGTCAGGTACCGCTCCCCTGGCGGGCCTGGAGTGAGGGTTGACAGCGGAGTGCACATGGGGTACGAGATCCCGCCGTACTACGACTCAATGATCTCCAAGCTGGTAGTCTGGGGCAGAACGAGGATTGAGGCGATTGCGAGGATGAGGAGGGCGCTGTACGAGTACATAATTGAGGGTGTCGAGACAAACATCCCCTTCCACATGGTCGTCCTCGAGGATGAGGAGTTTGTTAGGGGTAACACGCACACGAAGTTTGTTGACGAGAGGAACATACCCGAGAGGGTTCTGCAGTCCCTCAAGAGCATCAGGCACCTCAAGACGAGGCTGGACGAGATATTCACGAGGGATCACTACGAGTGCGAGTTCGAGGAGAATATCGTGCCGGTTGCGGTTTCAGCTGTCATGGCCTACATCGAGAGCGAGAGTGTG